The sequence CCGCTTTCCGTGCTCGCTTTCTGCTTTCGCTCTCGCATATTCTGAGGCAAGCGAGGGCGCAGGACGCGCCCACCCCTACGGAGATGCGCCATGACGAGCAGCGGTCTTCACCATGTCACCGCGATTTCCGGCGAGGCCCGCCGCAATCGCGACTTCTACGCCCGCATCCTCGGGCTCCGTCTCGTGAAGAAGACGGTCAATTTCGACGATCCCGGCACCTACCACCTCTATTTCGGGGACGAGGCCGGCGCGCCCGGCACGATCCTCACCTTCTTCCCCTGGGCGAATGCCGCGCGGGGCCGGGAGGGTGCGGGCGAGACGCGGGAGACCGCGTTGCGCGTCCCGCGGGAGGCGATCGGCTTCTGGGTCGCGCGCTTCGTCGAGCTCTCGGTCGATCACGACACGCCCACGACGCGCTTCGGCCGCCCCGTCCTGACCTTCCGCGACCCCGACGGCATGCGTCTCGCGCTCGTCGGCGTCGAGGGGGTCGAGGCCGAGCCGGCCTGGACCACGGAGGACATCGACGCCGCCCACGCCATCCGCGGCTTCGACGGCGTGACGCTGGAGGTGCCGGCGCTCGAGGGCACGGCGCGGGTGCTCACCGAGGTGTTCGGCTTCCGGGAGAGCGCGCGCGAGGGGAACCGGGTGCGCTACGAGGGCGCCGCGCCGCTCGGGGCCGCGGTCGAGCTGGTCGAGAGCGCGGCCGGGCGTCCGCGGCTCGGGGCGGGCTCGGTCCATCACGTCGCCTTCCGCGCCGCCGACGACGCGGCGCAGGCGGCGATGGCGGACGCGCTCGCCGGCATGGGCCTGCCGACGACCGAGCAGAAGGACCGCAACTACTTCCGATCGGTCTATTTCCGCGAGCCCGGCGGCGTGCTGTTCGAGATCGCCACCGACGATCCGGGCTTCGCCGCGGACGAGCCGGCGGAGAGCCTCGGCGCCGCCCTGAAGCTGCCGCCCGTCCTCGAGCCGCAGCGCGCGCGGATCGAGGCCGTGCTGCCGCCCCTGTGAGGAGACGAACGATGGCCGACCTCTCCTTCGTCCACGCGCACGCGCCGGGCGATGCGGCGCGCGCGCCCCTTCTGCTCCTGCACGGGACCGGCGGAAACGAGCACGACCTCGTGCCTCTCGTCGCCGAGATCGCGCCGGGGCGGGCCTACGTCTCGCCGCGCGGCAAGGTGCTGGAGAACGGCATGCCGCGCTTCTTCCGCCGCTTCGCGGAAGGCGTCTTCGACGAGGCGGACGTACGCGCCCGGGCGGGCGAGCTCGCCGGCTTCGTGGCCGAGGCGCGCGACGCCTACGGGCTCGCGGCGCCGGTGGCGGTGGGGTTCTCGAACGGCGCCAACATCGCGGCGGCCTTGCTCTACCTCCACCCGGAGGTCCTTGCCGGCGCGGTGCTCTGGCGCGCGATGACCCCGCTCTCGACGCCGCCGGAGGGGCGCCTCGACGGCAAGCGGGTCCTGATCGCGAGCGGGCGCATGGACCCGATCGTGCCCGCCGCCGACGCGGCGAACCTCGCCGCGGCCCTGTCGGGAGCGGGGGCGGAGGTGGCGCACGAGGCGCTGCCGACGGGCCACGGGCTGACCCGCGCGGACCTGGATCTCGCGCGAGCGTTCCTGGGGTAGTCTCGCGAAAGGACCCGGCGCGCCGTTGCCGACGCGCCGGGTCACGTCTGTCGGCGCGTCAGCCGATCAGCCCGCCGTCCTCGCGCTTGATCGCGATGACGCTGGAGCGGGGCAGCTTGCCCTCGCCGTCCGGGAAGGGCGCGCCCGGGTGCTGGATGCCGACGAACATCGTGCGGCGGTCCGCCGACCAGCACAGGCCCGTCACCTCGCAGCCGTGGGGGCCGGTGAGGAAGCGCCGGATCTCGCCGGTGACGGGATCGCCCGCGAGCATCTGGTTGTTGCCCATGCCGACGAAGTCGCCCTCGTTGTCGTCGTCGCCGTCGGTCTGGATCCAGACGAGGCCGGCCGTGTCGATGACCATGCCGTCCGGCGAGTTGAACAGGTTGCCGGGGTTGATGTTCGGCGAGCCGGCATAGGCGTCCGAGTGGACGGTCGGGTTGCCGGCCATCACGTAGAGATCCCAGGTGAAGCCCTCGGCGGCGTGATCCCCGCCCTCGGGACGCCAGCGCACGATCTGGCCGTAATGGTTGACCTCGCGCGGGTTCGGGCCGTTGACCGGGGTCGGGTCGCCGCCGGCATTCGCCTTGACGCCGCGGTTGCGGTTGTTGGTGAGGCAGCAATAGACCTCGGGCGAGAGGCCGTTCACGGCGACCCACTCCGGACGGTCCATCGTCGTGGCGCCGAGCTTCGAGGCGGCCATGCGGGTGAAGATGGCGATCTCGGCCTCGTCCATGTCCGTCGCCTCGGGCGTCAGCGCGACCCAGCGGCCGGTCTGGTCGTCGGCGAAGACCGCGACGTAGAGCTGGCCGACGTCGAGCAGGGTCGAGGTGTCGCCGCCCGGCACGTAGATGTCGCGCGAGACGAACTTGTAGAGGAACTCGCCGCGCTCGTCGTCGCCCATGTAGACGACCACGCGGCCGTCCGGCGCGAGCGCGACGGCGGCGTTCTCGTGCTTGAAGCGGCCGAGCGCCGTGCGCTTCACCGGCATCGCGTCCGGGTTCGCCGGGTCGATCTCGACGACCCAGCCGGCGCGGTGCGGCTCGTTCGGGTTCTTGAACGTATCGAAGCGGGCGTCCCACTTGTGGTAGTCATAGCCCCAGCCGTCCGGGCCGATGCCGTAGCGGGCGTAGCCGTCCACGAGGGCGTTGGGCTTCTGATCCTGCACCGGCTCGGTGGAGCCGAAATAGCCGTTGAAGTTCTCCTCGCAGGTCAGGTAGGTGCCCCAGGGGGTCTTGCCCGAGCCGCAATTGTTCATCGTGCCGAGCGACATCGTCCCCGTCGGGTCGGCGTCGGTCTTCATCAGGTCGTGGCCGGCCGCCGGGCCGGAGATGCGCATCGGCGTGTTGTGCGTGATGCGGCGGTTGTAGGGGCTGTCGACGACGACGTCCCAGCCGTTCTCGCCCTCGGCGATCTCCATCACCGTGACGCCCTGCAGG comes from Salinarimonas sp. and encodes:
- a CDS encoding VOC family protein, with product MTSSGLHHVTAISGEARRNRDFYARILGLRLVKKTVNFDDPGTYHLYFGDEAGAPGTILTFFPWANAARGREGAGETRETALRVPREAIGFWVARFVELSVDHDTPTTRFGRPVLTFRDPDGMRLALVGVEGVEAEPAWTTEDIDAAHAIRGFDGVTLEVPALEGTARVLTEVFGFRESAREGNRVRYEGAAPLGAAVELVESAAGRPRLGAGSVHHVAFRAADDAAQAAMADALAGMGLPTTEQKDRNYFRSVYFREPGGVLFEIATDDPGFAADEPAESLGAALKLPPVLEPQRARIEAVLPPL
- a CDS encoding alpha/beta hydrolase, which encodes MADLSFVHAHAPGDAARAPLLLLHGTGGNEHDLVPLVAEIAPGRAYVSPRGKVLENGMPRFFRRFAEGVFDEADVRARAGELAGFVAEARDAYGLAAPVAVGFSNGANIAAALLYLHPEVLAGAVLWRAMTPLSTPPEGRLDGKRVLIASGRMDPIVPAADAANLAAALSGAGAEVAHEALPTGHGLTRADLDLARAFLG
- a CDS encoding PhoX family phosphatase, which codes for MKDIDLNEISADEWDEKNFPRPEESEFDRVVERAISRRGFLGGVLAFGSAAAVMGAGALVAPSTAKAQQTSRFAFEAIPIATDGTVHVPEGYTWRTLVRWGDPLFSGVAEFDHETGGSVEDSDKIFGENTDGMELFLIGDRTVIAINSEYANRKVNLPQATDGVPRDAADVLKLQNLQGVTVMEIAEGENGWDVVVDSPYNRRITHNTPMRISGPAAGHDLMKTDADPTGTMSLGTMNNCGSGKTPWGTYLTCEENFNGYFGSTEPVQDQKPNALVDGYARYGIGPDGWGYDYHKWDARFDTFKNPNEPHRAGWVVEIDPANPDAMPVKRTALGRFKHENAAVALAPDGRVVVYMGDDERGEFLYKFVSRDIYVPGGDTSTLLDVGQLYVAVFADDQTGRWVALTPEATDMDEAEIAIFTRMAASKLGATTMDRPEWVAVNGLSPEVYCCLTNNRNRGVKANAGGDPTPVNGPNPREVNHYGQIVRWRPEGGDHAAEGFTWDLYVMAGNPTVHSDAYAGSPNINPGNLFNSPDGMVIDTAGLVWIQTDGDDDNEGDFVGMGNNQMLAGDPVTGEIRRFLTGPHGCEVTGLCWSADRRTMFVGIQHPGAPFPDGEGKLPRSSVIAIKREDGGLIG